Below is a window of Oryza brachyantha chromosome 10, ObraRS2, whole genome shotgun sequence DNA.
aaatattttttaccacTGGATTTAAGATTGAATTCCAAGGTTCTGATTATTTTGCTATAAGTGTAGAACTTTAGTCATTATACTACTTTGTTTCTTGGCCCTAATAGAGATAACAGAAAGCTGCCCACATCATTAAATAACTCTACTCAAAGTTTGGAATCCTTCTTTATCACATGCAGTACCATGTGCCACTGAATCACCAAAACCTCACTTGTGATGTATTTGAACACTTGTTACCTAACTGTGGAACCAAATACGAAAGAGTAGTCCCTTTAGCCCTTTACAGAGTGCAATTGTGCCCAGAGAGAATTGTTAAATCTGGTATTAACAGAGCCATGCCCATAGAGAATTGGTAAATCCGGATTACTTGGCAGTAAAAGTTTAACTGTTGTTTCACCCTCTACTAGCTTACTACTTATGTGCTGGGCGTATCTTCAAAGTTGACATTGCCTCACCTTGAAACCAGTTGTTACATATGATATTCTAAGGtccttaatttttaatctaattgTCTCATGTGGTATCCTGACAATCACAAATAGTTGAACCTTGTTACTTtcagtttatatattttaaaatattatgaattaTAGTTAGGTAtagttatcaatttttttacattgatTCAGTTTCTTATTAATGAAAACCGTTTTTATACCCAAATGGGTTAAATTACCATCTTATGCCTTAAGTTAGATGTCTGGTGTtgctaaacatttttttcttagccatattagtctattaggGCTGGAAAGTCTGTatgatcagtttttttttgttacccCTTTGTTCCCTTGTATCATACCTCAAATTCTGTTTGGCAGCTGACATTTGTGATTGATAAGTGAACAAAGACTTTGTAAGTGCAATGGTGCATGATGACTAtgttatacatgtaaaaatcAAACTATCACAGTTGACTAAAAGTACCATGACATACTTGAACCGAAAGACTATTTTCTCCAGTGTGCTATATTTATTACATCCTCAAATTTCTTTATGCTTTTCAAAATTACGTATACCTTTTGAGCCAAACGTGGGTGGTTTGACATTTGGTGCACTTCAATAAATAGTCAGTGAGGTACACAACTAATAAGATACAATGTATGCAACAGGATTCAATTATTTCTTTTGCATAAATGGAAAGCAATTatgttaacaaaaaaaaatctgatggtTAGTACcgattgttaaatatattcaaCTGTAATCAGGTGCTACAATTTACTATTGCAGGtgctaaattattttcttttgcaaatttgctgCAAACATTATGCTATTGCTTTTTGTTCATATCTCATAATTTTGCAGAGAACGGAGAGGGTCTTCAAGTCCTCCACTATGAAGTTGGACAGAAGTATGAACCTCACTTCGATTACTTCCATGATGAATTCAATACTAAAAATGGGGGGCAGCGGATAGCAACTCTTCTGATGTATCTGTATGTACTCTACTATTGGTACTTTATTTAAAATGCAGTCCCAGTAATTCAATTGACATTCTTTTCTTGTTGCATTCGGAATTTTATTAGCTCGGATGTTGAAGAGGGTGGTGAGACTGTTTTCCCTACTTCTAAAGCTAACAGTAGCTCATCACCATTTTATAATGAGCTGTCTGAATGTGCAAAGAGGGGTTTGTCTGTCAAACCGAAGATGGGAGATGCTTTGCTTTTCTGGAGCATGAGGCCTGATGGGAGTTTGGATCCCTCAAGCCTTCATGGTGAGGTTccaatatattgttttgcacAAATGATTACGCCTCAACATGATGATATTTCTATTTACCTGCAATTTCCTCTAGGTGGATGTCCAGTGATAAAAGGTAACAAATGGTCATCTACGAAGTGGATGCGAGTTCATGAGTACAAAATATAGAACATCAGAAACTAGAGATCAGAGGTATGAGTCAATTCCTCTGCTTACAGTTATCAAGATGGtgttatatgttttaaatCTATGAACTACGTATGTGCCTTGCGCAGTTGCGCTatctgttgttttttttctttttaatacaATTCAagatttatctttattttcaaTTCTTTGCAGGTTAAGCACCAATTCAAATTTGCTGATTTAGTtgctcaaagaaaaaaaaaaggacatttTTGGCACGTGCTGAGGACTTCGATTTTCCATAGAGAAgcattacatttttttagctGTAACCATCATGTTGTACACTAACTTGGGCTTATGAACTGTGATCGTTCCAATGAGATGGATGCATTGagtgtataaataataattacccTCCTAAGTCGTAATGAAAATCATGATAGAATGCATGATAGACTTATACATTATTTGTTCTTTCAGTATCATTTTAACTTTCAGATTTTTACTCAGGTGTAACTTAACCTcggtttttaaatatatgaattttcaaCGATTTCataacacaatttttttttaaaaaaaagcacgACCGAGTGAAGTCTCTTATTGTGTTGCATGCATGGGGAATAGAGATGTGAATattgaaatttactcttattAGGTTAGATGTTGCATTTGGGCGTTTTTGGTTAATTCGGTTTATCGAGAGACTAACCGAGTGTCTTTCACTACCTGAGATCGAATTTCTCAATCTCGATATTTTcggttgaatttttttctgcCAACTCCTAACTGCCAAGCTTCTTACTAAACGAAAGAAAAGGGTAGCTCTCGTTGCATTGTTGATTCCTTGTCTGAGAGCATTCAACATTGGAGTCCCTTccaacacaattttttttttcttgaaacaCGGCTAAACCAAGTTTGAGCAAGAGCGCAGCTTCAACCAATACTTGACAGCATATTTGAAGCCAATGTTGGGCATAGAACATATCTTACCTcgaagaaaattataaaaataagttttcaatCGTGGTGTTCTACAGATTTGACATTGACCCCATGTTTTATAGACGCATATCTCGACACCGGATAAAGCTCTTCGATGTATTAGGTTTCTCTTGGACCTGAAGAACAAAGGGGAAAGAGACTTCTCCGGTTCTCCCCATATCTGGTcccatccatatttttctttgaggCCTCTATTGTAACTTTGCTATTTGTTGATTCTTTTATTGCATTTCTGGATGCATATGTTTTTTGTATTTCCTGattcttttatatttcttgATCATATTGTTCGTGTGCTGCTTATTTATGGGAATGAAATCGACTACTTCCAATTCATATACTCGTGTGCATGTGCCCTTTTTCATGGACCTCTATGTACACTAGATCAACCAGCAAAATGCATACATTATTATGGAATTCAAAACAATCACATCGACGCATTACAAAGTGTAaatctattataaattttagggattaatatataaataattagagATTTTCTCTTGGTAATTTTTCACTCCCGATAAGATGATCATAATTGAGAGCTTCATAGTCTACATATGTTCGGTATAGATTGGGATGGATAATAGTCTCACATGTTAGAATTTTAGAGAGTCGATCTTACGGTGGTTACAGATTTAACACTCACCATCACTGCTGCTCATTTTAAAAGAGTATATATAGGTACTTTCTAAATCTGTCATTCTGTTTTATATTGGATAATAATTTTTCACTTTCCTCTGTTCCTTTCGTCCTTTCTTTCTGCCCCTCTGTCGGGAAATGAgccttttattaaaaaaacatttttgagGCGTGTCAACCCATCGGGCCCACATAACCTAGTAGGCCGTGTCATCCAAAACCAGGCCTGTTCCGCTGAAGAAAGCCCACCTCATCAACTCCTctcaaattttctattttacccATCATGGATTCCCACTGACATGTCGGTCCCACCACGACCTACCCAGGAAACTCCCCGTCCGATCCGCATCCAACGATCCCCAGCCAAGGGGTAAACTCGTCATTACATCCACACCCCAAACCCTAAGCTTCTGCGCGTCCCGACTATAAAATCTCTCCTCTTACCCCCGAACCCTAGCTccatccggcggcggcggcgcaagcaGAAGAGGCGAGCGCGGCGAACTCCGGCGAgcgaaggaaggaaggaggcgCCGGCCATGGTGAAGTTCCTGAAGCCCGGGAAGGCGGTGATCGTGCTGCAGGGGCGGTTCGCGGGGCGGAAGGCGGTGATCGTGCGCGTGTTCGAGGAGGGCACCCGCGACCGCCCCTACGGCCActgcctcgtcgccggcctggCCAAGTACCCCAAGAAGGTGATCCGCAAGGACTCGGCGAAGAAGACGGCGAAGAAGTCGCGCGTCAAGTGCTTCCTCAAGCTCGTCAACTTCACCCACATCATGCCCACCCGCTACACCCTCGACGTCGACTTCAAGGACGTGGCCTCCGGCGGGCCCGACGCCCTCGCCACCCGCGACAAGAAGGTCGCCGCCTGCAAGGCCGCCAAGGCCCGCCTCGAGGAGAGGTTCAAGACCGGCAAGAACCGGTGGTTCTTCACCAAGCTCCGCTTCTAGGCCCGCCTGCTAGCTCGGTTGCTCCTTGTTGTCAGTCACTCCGTTAATCTATCTCTGCTTTTTCGTGTTGGTTTGTCCGTCAAGACTTTGATTGTTAGTATCGATCGATCTTGGAGGGTTTAATTATGACATGATTATGATTATGCTCATGTGTTATGGTATCTTGCCAAGGGAAGATCTGGTTGGGATTTTCTGTTGAGAACTACACTGCTTCAGatgcaatttattttccaCATACCTCCATTTCCAGCGTTGATTCATTGTCATTTGGCTAGGCAAAGAGTTGCAACTTTGTTAGGTCTAGTACTGATTTGCATGCTTATTCTGACTTGCGttctgtaaaatttagtaaattttaaGCAATTCGTCCTATGAGCGTTAGAGCATGACTAGTCGACCAGGCACCAACCCATGCGGTGATCGCTTCttcccccctctcctctcctgccTATGCCACACAATTTTGAGCGAGCGTAGCTAAGTTTGTAGTATGTTGAATTGGTATAATTTGATTGAATTGTCTCACTGTAAATGTAATCAATTTTACATAGACAATGAAGGAACTAGCGCAAGAAAGATTTTTCTGAATTGGAGTGCTCTTATGCCCATTATGGATGTGCGAattactctgtttttttccctctgAACGTGCGCAAGAAACAAGAGTGTGTTGAACggtgaaattttctgaattggagtactctgatttttttctcaaggtACTATTTCTGAATTGGATTAAAATTGAAAACTTAAACTGTATTTTCAGCTTTGCTTCAGTATATTCAAAATCACATGATGCTTACGAAGCATCAGATATATATCTTCAGTATATTTagcttcagttttttttcctcatgtAGTTCAAGGTAGTGAGTGTATTATACACTCTGAACTGTACTTTTTTTGGGGATAGTTTATCAAAATGTTGAATATCCAAAACAAACATGTAAGTGACATACGGATTTGTTTTTGACTAGCTGGTGAAAGATCGATTTCATCCTTTGAAATCAGGAACTAAGCGTTGGTCTTTTGCCTAGTTGATGCTGTGTAGTGCTTCATATCTGAATGACATACTCAGCTATGATAATGTGTAGATTTCATGTGAAGTGCTTCATTTCTGTGCAAAAGATCCATAGGAATGCctcaaaacataggaattttggAGGATTTTTAACTTGAGGTCGGTCCAACctcttgattttctttttttattggcctatttctctcttatttctatgtttttcctgtttttttcctttgctggatccaaacagtttttctatctttttttagttttcataTGTTTCAGATTACCATTGTTCCAATTGGCATTACAATCAATTCCAATTTGTCGTACTGACACAATAATTTGTCATGCTCCGATGATTCTGCTAGCGCTAATCTCgaatttaattcaaatatcTCGCGCTCGTATGGTAAATTTCCGTAAACAAATGGAAAATTTCCCAAACTGTAGAGTGCCCGGAGTTGCCACGTTGGATCACCGCGAGATGAGACATCCCACTGAACTTATGTACAGAATAGGCAGAAATAAAATGAGACTTTTAAAtagtaaaaagaaaatgtgggGGGTGATCGTTCAGCTAATtcagggaaaaagaaaaatgatatatttataaataaaaataataagaaactTATATGCATCTTCCTAGCgatcaaaaagttaaaactataaaatataatatgattcaaaattttaaaatcaactttaaatttaagattaaaaatttaaatctcagtggataagtataagtataaacggaAGTGaactcatttttttaaaaaaatttagaaccgTACCATTACGAGTTTATAAAGTTATAGATATAATATTGGTATCTCAATAACACAtaagattcatatgaatcaatGGTACGTGTACCAACCAAGATAACATATGTTTAGTTTCGTAAAATTACTGCCCAGTTATCCACGCTTGCAGCTGACCAAACAcgcgaaaagaaaaaaaaaaccgaaaaatgtcaaaatatgTGAAAGTAGCCATTGATGCGCAGCGGCGACCTGCACGTGTAGCTCCTGAGCTCAGACGTGCAGGCTGCCACGCTGTCACCGCCCGGAGCGACCAGCGAACTCGCGACCTTCTCTTTCTATAAAGCCcaaccgcggcggcgaccatggGAAACGGTGGTGGGAAGAGGACGAAGGAGGAGAgactcgccgccgctcccgcgttgccgtcgtcgtcgtcggcggcgccattctcctcctcctcgtcgtcgcgggCCACGAAGCGTCAgcgcgcggcggccatggcggacCGCTACTTCCCCAACGACTTCCCCGACTTCGTCGCCGAGTCCCCCGACGGCGGCCCCGGCCTCCTGTCGCTCCCgtaccgcgtcgtcgccgacagGCTCCGCGCCGCTGCGCTCCGGATCAAGGACGAGGCACGCGGCACGCACGGCTCGGGGTTTTTGGTTTGGGTTCGGGTTCTGGTTGGGTGGCGCACGCCAGGTGTTCGTCTGATTTCCTCCCCCGGCGCTCCCTGCCGCAGGTCGTGGAGGAGACTTGGACCAGGGCGCGGCGCCAGGTGACGGACTACACCCTCTACACGGGCGCTCTCGGGACGGCGCTCCTGCTGTTCAAGTCCTTCCAGGTCACCGGCGACCGTGCCGATCtctccctcgccggcgacaTCGTGAAAGAGTGCGACGCCGCGTCGCGTGGCCTGCCGTAAGACGACGATCCTTCGTCTTGCCCCCGTTCTGTACTTCTTTAGGTAGGATAGATAATCCTGTACGTTCTTGGTGTTTAATCAAGACGCAGGTTCTTGACATTCATCTGTGGGAGGGCTGGGGTCTGCGCTCTCGGTGCAATGATCGCGAAACACTCCGATGACCAGCTTCTGGTCACCCACTACCTGAGCAAGTTTGATGAGGTGAGGAGTCAAATTCAATGCATGTTCACATGTCCGCCCTACACTTCTACCGTGCTCTGTAGAGCAGCAGATGGTATTTCTAACATTGTAAAATGAGCAATCTTTGCTTGTACTTCTGTAGATATTAGTCACCGAGAATGTTCCCAATGAGTTGTTATATGGAAGAGCAGGGTATCTGTGGGCTTGCTTGTTCTTGAACACTCATCTCGGCGAGAAGACGATCCCCATTGGGCACATTGTATGTTCGCCCTGtgaattttgttcttttcttccaTATTGTCAATTTCCATGGAGATGAAAATCAGCCTATCTAATTTTGTGGAAGTGCTACAACTGTGTAGACTTCTGTTGCAAAGGACATCATTGAGGAGGGGAGAAAGCTGTCTAACAGAGTGAGCTGCCCCTTGATGTATGAATGGCATGGAAAGAAGTACTGGGGTGCTGCCCATGGGCTTGCTGGGATCATGCATGTCCTCATGCACACCGAACTGGAGCCGGATGAGAAGGATGATGTAAAGAACACTCTCTTATACATGATCAGGAACAGGTATCCTAGTGGCAACTATCCATCGAGTGAAGGCAGTGAATCTGATCGTTTGGTGCATTGGTGCCATGGTGCCCCTGGCGTTGCTCTTACACTCGCTAAAGCATATCAGGTGAGTGCTGCATCTACTCATAGTACCTACATATTGCATCATCATTGTGTGTACAAATGTTTATCCAGAGCATATATGTGTACCCAGCTGGGTTGTTGTGCATACATctagcttaattttttttcaggtcaaaaaaatatgttagcaTACCAacattttgggatttttttttcaaattcctCTTAATGCCAACATGGCGAAGAATAGAATCTGCATGCGGTACAGCATAAGCAACTGATGTTTTTGCTTCAGGTCTTCCATGATGAACATTTCAAACAATCGGCTGCAGAGGCTGCTGAAGTTGTCTGGAACCGAGGACTTCTGAAGAGAGTTGGAATATGCCATGGTGTAAGTGGGAATGCCTAcgtatttctctctctctacagGCTAACTGGCAATGTTGAGTACCTGTACCGGGCTAAGGCTTTTGCTTGCTTTCTGCTTGAGAGCGCTGATCGGTTGATTGCTGATGGGACCATGCATGGTGGAGATCACCCATTTTCGTTGTTTGAAGGGAAGGCTGGGATGGCTTATCTCCTCCTAGACATGATTAGTCCATCAGAATCGAAGTTCCCGGCCTATGAACTTTGAAGgacataaatatatgtatcctGTTAGGATCAATTGCTCAGTGATGCATCCGTCCAAAGTAGCCACGTTGTGTTTTCTTGTTGCATTGTAATATGTTGTCTTTGTAAAGTTCAGAATCCAGATGGTGCAGCTTGAACCTATGTAAAAGACATGTTTGAGGGAGTTTCTGGAAATATGGCAATCTTTATGTTGGTTCTtgcctttttatttgtttactgGATACAATATAGTTTTGCCTCCATGGATGAGCTCAAGGAagaccaaattttagttttctgCTAAAATCATGAGATTAAGAAGAGTTTGTATTGATTTAGTAAGTCAGTATACGGTTGATGATGTTTCAATATGGTATTTAActgagttttttaaaatacatatgcATGCTGGAGTATGTTCAGTCCAGTTCAGTTCAGTAGAATCTCGACATAATGCACAAGAGAGTTATTCCACTGGATGTTGAAATAGTTCTTGCATCATATCCTGCTAGgtagtacaatttttttcgTATTAAATCTAGAAACTGATAAATTTTCAGTTGCACATTACAAAGAAACACTCTTTACTGGTGAATATCAGTTAATGTACTGTGCTCAACTATTACTTTAAATACTGAGATCTTATTAAACTGCGCCTCGTGCTTGTTGCTATCTCATGCATGTTTACTGATGAAGTCTCTCATAAGCTGATTAGCAAGGTCAGAGAATTGCTCTTGAAGAAAATAGGATCCTTCTGTATGTAAGCAATCTCATAGTCTGGGTTAATTTCTTCCAGCTTTTCGCTAGACATATATTCCTTCAGTGTTGGAAACTTGAGGATGTAGTCTTTCTGAACCATAATCACGAACATACATGCTAGAGTAGGCTTATACAggttaatataatatttcatgTCATCTTAGCATACGACACCATTTAGTTCTTGCTAGTTTGTGGTTCAGGTTTCCAGGTCCCCATATCTTGACATAATGCACAGATTTATTCTACTGTAAGTTGAAATAGTTATTACATCATGTCCTGCTAGATGGTACAAATTTGTAGTATTAAATCTGCGGGAAAAGGATCACTTTTCAGTTGCACATTTATTCATACAATACTAATATAGGTTCTTAACCATCACGAGCACGGACTTAGTCAACTCTTACCGTGCTCATCTGTTACCTTTTGCAGTCTAGCAATTTGTCAAATTGCACCTTGTTTTTGTTGCTATCTCATACATGTTTACTCACAAAGTCTATCATGATCCGATTCACAAGGTCAGGGAATTGCTCCTGAACAAAATGGGATCCTTCTGGGATGTAAGTAATCTCATAGTCTGGGGCAATCTCTTTCAGCTTTTCGCTAGACATGTATTCCTTCAGTGCTGGAAACTTGAGGATGTAGTCTTTCTGACCCATAATCACAAACATTGGCACTTGAAACCTTGGATTAGCACATTCTGCTTTTACAGCCTTTGTCCTATTGAATCAACACATGCGTCAATGACATCCTTAGGTTTGCAAAAGTATGAAAATAACTGTAATATCATCATATCAGGAAACCGAGATTTGTTTGTCATATTTTGGTGTGTTTTCACCTAGCCgttaattaatatgttttgCATGTGCTAACCTGTATGGAATCTGGATAGCAGCCATGAGACCTGACTTCTCATACAGGTTGGTGTATGCTGAGAGATCTTCTTCGGTGAACCACTGGGGCATGGGTGTTGATTCATCTGCAAGGTCCATGATCTCTTGCCCTTGCTTGGCAATAGGAATCTCACTCTTGGAGAAGAGGATGTAGATTGTGCGCAAGATCCTCCTCGTGTCAAATCGGCCAAAATCTGCCTCTGCTCTCCCAGGTTCCTACTCAGGTAAAACAGTTGCCAAAAGGTCAGTATAAATGTATGAAACAATCTTCAtcagaaaatttataaaaacatgatCAAAGAGATTTTTAATTTACCTTCCATCTGTGTATGTAAAATCCCTCAGGAAGTTCACTGAAACCAAGGCTTTCCACAAGAGGTGGCACACCTAAGCTCACCACACCACATACACGGTCTGGATAACAGAGAGCAAGATCATACGCTGGTTTGACTCCAAAATCCTTTGCAACAAGGAATACCTTCACACAGAATAAATTATTGTCAGGACACAATACTTCTTTCTACGAATTAAAAtttaagcaattttatagtccttgagaaggtatcaggaggtactaaaattttaatttcaatgtaaaattttggtacctcctgaTACCTAGGTAGcggagatactaaattttacactaaaattttagtacctatCAGTATCTATTTAAGGATTGGAAAATTGCTCTTAAAATTTACTAACTTCTGAAATTATGGATGAAATGAAACCACAAACCAAATTTGCCAAAGGGGCAAGATTAGCTTTACATCAGCTTTGACATGGCTATCAAAATGCGTTGGAGACTTCAGGTTCATCTTAGCACTTGCCACAACTTCTATTGGATCTCATGCTTTCTCCTGCCTGTACTCACCTTGGGAATGGACAGGGAATCCAGAATGGCCAGGAGGTCATTCATCAGGCCCTCCCATGACGCCTGTGCTAGGTCAGCCGGTGGCTCCGAGAGGCCATAGCCTGGGAAATCAGGTGCAATAGCACGGAAccccgctgctgctgctgcaaccaTCTGGTGCCTCCATGAGTACCATACCTCAGGGAAGCCATGAACGAAGAGCAGAGTTGCAGTTTCACCTGCAGTGACCAAAAACAAGAAACCGAGTTGAACTAATTCGGAACAGCAAAaaaagcagagagagagatgctGATGAGATGTCAACCaaaaaattgttaaaattCAGACCTTTTCCAATGTGAGCTATGTGAAGCTTCAGGCCTCTGATTAACAGGTAGGAGTGTTCTATCCTCTGATCCATCGATCTTTTCTCTCCTATGTTAGCCTGATCTGCTTGAGATTATATAGGATTATAGGAATTTAAGGGCCGGATTTTTGGGCAGGCTGGTAACGGATGAATGAGATAAAGATGTGCACACTTTGTGTGGATCTTATCATCTTCAATTCTTTATATGTCAGTTGGTGGATACCAAAGCGAAGATGCTGATATCTTCTGCTGGCTGGATTTCAATACTCCAACCAAACGTTGCCAGATCTTAACTGAAAAGATACCCACGGTACATTCATTTCTAAAAGACGTTACATAATTTTCATGGTCTCTTAGAGTTCAATTTTGACTgttaatttattcaaatataaagccattaattagatttagatGTTATATTTGACATGTGAGCAGTAACTCTGtgttctttattcaaatagtAGGTGGATGGAGCTAGTCTGGTAAACAGTTCAAGGTATTACTATCTGCCTCATCCTCAAAGTCGTTCTAAGACTAATCCTGATAGTGAGTTGCGAAGACAGTATTATTAACACATAGCATACAGAAAACCATGAGAAATCCTCGATCATTGCCAAAACTTGATTGACTAAGGTGTTGTTTGTTTCTATAAGTTCTAGgactaaaaactaaaacataagttccttttaattatattctgtttgtttggagggactaAAAGCTTATTAAATGACATCCAGTAGCTGCAGCATCTAGCACATCattaaagaaagagaaaatccTCCACTTTGATCAAACGGCAGTTGCAGCACATTCACAAGCATGGCAGCTGCAGCACATAGCTGAAGCACATAGttccaaaattatttatagtaaTACATATATCGCTGTTTGATCAAACTCATTACATCCAAACTCATAACATCCAAATTATTGTACATTACATAAACCATTAGATCAAAAAAGcaacaaattacatattttttaaactccAAAGACCATGGGCAATTGAGTCCCGAAACTGATTCATCATATTAGTATCCATAGAGTTGGTTGCTTCATTTGGTTGATGACTTTGCACAGGCAGTGGAACATAATTTTCATCTCGGTCACACATGTCAAATTCCATGTCGGCTAGCTTACTATCTCTAATGAAATTATGCAGTGCTAGGCAAGCACATATTATCTTACTTTGTTTCGCCTGCGGGTAGCTGGGTAGATGAAATCAAATCCTCCACTTGTTTTTCAATACTCCAAAGGACCTCTCTATCACATTTCTACGAGAAGAATGACAGTAGTTGAAGTATTCTTTACTATTTTGGGGCATTGTGCCTTCGTTATATTATTGAAAATGGTAAGTAACTCTCTTATATGGGGCAAGATAACTCGGTCTGTTTAGGTATCTCGAATCCAATAGATAGAACATTTCCTCAGGTGGCCATGGGAACCCATGACCAAATCTGTTTTGAGCATCACTAAACACCCTCATGTCATGTACCGATCCAGGCCATCCGGCAAGAACAAAGATAAATCTCATATCGAAGTCACAAATGCACAACACATTCTGACTTTTTTCCTTACGTCTATTCCTATGTTGGACAGCAGTTGTATTTGGTACCACAACTTGAATATGTGCTCCAATGCAATTATCCAAGTAAGGTGTATATTTTGGGGACAACAACCTCTTATGGATGGTAGTGTAGTGGGGATCTTTTGGTCTAATAATATCTCTTGCAAGTTGTACTAAAACATCCAGCACCTCATCAAACGATTTTGAGCTTGTCTAACTGATTGGGGTGCACCTACTATCCACAAAAAAAGTGCTAAAGCCTCAATTGATGACATGTTTCTAGTAGACTTCAGGTGGTACTTTTCCACAAGAAGTTGATGCAACTTCCATTTCACTGGAATATCTTTGCTGCCATCATCTTCACTGCCATCATCATCTTGGCCAGAATTGCCATCTTCTCCTTTGTCATCATCCTACATCAAAGCacatgaatataaaaattgtcaAACACATGGCAGCACCAAAACATGCATCCACCTTAAGAATATGTTCATAATTTATGGGGGAAAGCATTAATTGAGGCTTTGTCAAACACATTGTCAAACACATGGCAGCACCTTAAAAATTGTCAAACTCATGGCAGCACCAAAGAATGTATTTTCCTCTGTCCAGCAGGCCTTGTCATAAGGGGTTTGTCCTAAATCAGTATAGAACATCACATATTCATCATAAATTCAAACATTCACATATTTACTTAATAATCATCACTACTTAATAAACATTCACATATGTATTTAATAATCATCACAACGTAagtaaga
It encodes the following:
- the LOC102712937 gene encoding 60S ribosomal protein L27-3-like yields the protein MVKFLKPGKAVIVLQGRFAGRKAVIVRVFEEGTRDRPYGHCLVAGLAKYPKKVIRKDSAKKTAKKSRVKCFLKLVNFTHIMPTRYTLDVDFKDVASGGPDALATRDKKVAACKAAKARLEERFKTGKNRWFFTKLRF
- the LOC102713214 gene encoding lanC-like protein GCR2 isoform X1 yields the protein MGNGGGKRTKEERLAAAPALPSSSSAAPFSSSSSSRATKRQRAAAMADRYFPNDFPDFVAESPDGGPGLLSLPYRVVADRLRAAALRIKDEVVEETWTRARRQVTDYTLYTGALGTALLLFKSFQVTGDRADLSLAGDIVKECDAASRGLPRRFLTFICGRAGVCALGAMIAKHSDDQLLVTHYLSKFDEILVTENVPNELLYGRAGYLWACLFLNTHLGEKTIPIGHITSVAKDIIEEGRKLSNRVSCPLMYEWHGKKYWGAAHGLAGIMHVLMHTELEPDEKDDVKNTLLYMIRNRYPSGNYPSSEGSESDRLVHWCHGAPGVALTLAKAYQVFHDEHFKQSAAEAAEVVWNRGLLKRVGICHGVSGNAYVFLSLYRLTGNVEYLYRAKAFACFLLESADRLIADGTMHGGDHPFSLFEGKAGMAYLLLDMISPSESKFPAYEL
- the LOC102713214 gene encoding lanC-like protein GCR2 isoform X2, with amino-acid sequence MGNGGGKRTKEERLAAAPALPSSSSAAPFSSSSSSRATKRQRAAAMADRYFPNDFPDFVAESPDGGPGLLSLPYRVVADRLRAAALRIKDEVVEETWTRARRQVTDYTLYTGALGTALLLFKSFQVTGDRADLSLAGDIVKECDAASRGLPFLTFICGRAGVCALGAMIAKHSDDQLLVTHYLSKFDEILVTENVPNELLYGRAGYLWACLFLNTHLGEKTIPIGHITSVAKDIIEEGRKLSNRVSCPLMYEWHGKKYWGAAHGLAGIMHVLMHTELEPDEKDDVKNTLLYMIRNRYPSGNYPSSEGSESDRLVHWCHGAPGVALTLAKAYQVFHDEHFKQSAAEAAEVVWNRGLLKRVGICHGVSGNAYVFLSLYRLTGNVEYLYRAKAFACFLLESADRLIADGTMHGGDHPFSLFEGKAGMAYLLLDMISPSESKFPAYEL
- the LOC102713494 gene encoding epoxide hydrolase B-like; amino-acid sequence: MDQRIEHSYLLIRGLKLHIAHIGKGETATLLFVHGFPEVWYSWRHQMVAAAAAGFRAIAPDFPGYGLSEPPADLAQASWEGLMNDLLAILDSLSIPKVFLVAKDFGVKPAYDLALCYPDRVCGVVSLGVPPLVESLGFSELPEGFYIHRWKEPGRAEADFGRFDTRRILRTIYILFSKSEIPIAKQGQEIMDLADESTPMPQWFTEEDLSAYTNLYEKSGLMAAIQIPYRTKAVKAECANPRFQVPMFVIMGQKDYILKFPALKEYMSSEKLKEIAPDYEITYIPEGSHFVQEQFPDLVNRIMIDFVSKHV